The following proteins come from a genomic window of Streptomyces sp. NBC_01716:
- a CDS encoding ABC transporter ATP-binding protein — MMRRKSKSSPTRSAEALRLANVSKVYGAAENAVTALDGVSLSLPAGSFTAVMGPSGSGKSTLLQCAAGLDRPDSGQVMVDGEEMTGGSEAALTKFRRRRIGFIFQKYNLLPTLTVAQNTVLPLKLAGRRIDKARAREILTQVGLGDRLGHRPDQLSGGQQQRVAIARALVTEPSVIFADEPTGALDIRSARDVLRLLQESVRIHGRTVVMVTHDPVAASFADSVIFLADGRLAGQIDRPTVDAVAERLAHLGDTVNPAAHSGARSSAGRVADRSADNAFAGV, encoded by the coding sequence ATGATGCGTCGCAAGAGCAAGAGCAGCCCGACCCGGAGCGCCGAAGCTCTTCGTCTGGCGAACGTGAGCAAGGTCTACGGGGCGGCCGAGAACGCCGTGACCGCCCTCGACGGTGTGTCGCTGAGTCTTCCCGCCGGTTCTTTCACCGCCGTCATGGGGCCCTCCGGCTCCGGCAAGTCGACCCTCCTCCAGTGCGCGGCCGGTCTCGACCGGCCCGACAGCGGCCAGGTGATGGTCGACGGCGAGGAGATGACAGGCGGCAGCGAGGCGGCCCTGACCAAGTTCCGCCGCCGCCGGATCGGCTTCATCTTCCAGAAGTACAACCTCCTGCCCACCCTGACCGTCGCCCAGAACACCGTCCTGCCGCTGAAGCTCGCCGGCCGCCGTATCGACAAGGCCCGCGCCAGGGAGATCCTCACCCAGGTCGGCCTCGGTGACCGTCTCGGCCACCGGCCCGACCAGCTCTCCGGAGGCCAGCAGCAGCGCGTCGCCATCGCCCGCGCCCTGGTCACCGAGCCCAGCGTGATCTTCGCCGACGAGCCCACCGGCGCGCTCGACATCCGCAGCGCGCGTGATGTGCTGCGGCTGCTCCAGGAGAGCGTACGGATCCACGGACGCACCGTCGTCATGGTCACCCACGACCCGGTCGCCGCCTCCTTCGCGGACTCCGTGATCTTCCTGGCCGACGGCCGCCTGGCCGGGCAGATCGACCGCCCGACCGTCGACGCGGTCGCCGAGCGCCTCGCGCACCTCGGAGACACCGTCAACCCGGCGGCGCACTCGGGAGCCCGGTCCTCCGCCGGCCGCGTGGCCGACCGGTCCGCCGACAACGCGTTCGCGGGGGTCTGA
- a CDS encoding bifunctional FO biosynthesis protein CofGH: MTTSATSPSGSPSPSATGATSAPTANAMRRALKRARDGVALDVGEAAVLLQARGDDLKDLAASAARVRDAGLEAVGRPGIITYSRKVFIPLTRLCRDKCHYCTFVTVPGKLRRAGHGMFLSPDEVLAIAREGAEMGCKEALFTLGDRPEDRWPEAKEWLEAEGYDDTLAYVRAMAIRVLEETGLLPHLNPGVLGWTDFQRLKPVAPSMGMMLETTATRLWSEPGGPHHGSPDKEPAVRLRVLEDAGRSNVPFTTGILIGIGENHEERADSLFELRRTARAYHGIQEVIVQNFRAKPDTAMRAMPDAELEELAATIAVARHLLGPAARIQAPPNLVDEEYALLIGAGIDDWGGVSPLTPDHVNPERPWPHIDQLAERTAAAGFELRERLTIYPEFIQRGEPWLDPRVMPHVRALADPATGLAREDVKPAGLPWQEPDEGFTATGRTDLHRTIDTEGRTGDRRDDFDHVYGDWDALREAAAPGMVPERIDTDVKQALKQAAADPTKLTDDEALALLHADGPALDALTRIADELRREVVGDDVTYIVTRNINFTNVCYTGCRFCAFAQRRTDADAYTLSLDQVADRAAQAWDVGAVEVCMQGGIHPDLPGTAYFDIARAVKKRVPGMHVHAFSPMEVVNGASRTGMSIREWLTAAKEAGLDSIPGTAAEILDDEVRWILTKGKLPTATWIEVVETAHSLGIRSSSTMMYGHVDQPRHWLGHFRTLAGMQRKALEAGREGFTEFVTLPFIHTNAPVYLAGIARPGPTARDNRAVMAMARLLLHPYITNIQTSWVKLGTEGAAEMLRSGANDVGGTLMEETISRMAGSSYGSYRSVKDLIAIAEAAGRPARPRTTLYGEVPEERVRAATASDGHLPELLPLLPAE, translated from the coding sequence ATGACGACGAGCGCCACGTCCCCCTCCGGCTCCCCCTCCCCATCCGCCACCGGTGCCACCAGCGCCCCCACCGCCAACGCCATGCGCCGCGCCCTCAAACGCGCCAGGGACGGTGTCGCGCTCGACGTCGGTGAGGCCGCCGTTCTGCTCCAGGCGCGCGGCGACGACCTGAAGGACCTGGCCGCATCCGCCGCGCGGGTCCGCGACGCCGGGCTCGAAGCCGTCGGACGCCCCGGGATCATCACGTACTCCCGCAAGGTCTTCATCCCGCTGACCCGCCTCTGCCGCGACAAGTGCCACTACTGCACGTTCGTCACCGTCCCCGGCAAGCTCCGCCGCGCCGGCCACGGCATGTTCCTGTCGCCCGACGAAGTCCTCGCCATCGCCCGCGAGGGCGCCGAAATGGGCTGCAAGGAAGCGCTGTTCACGCTCGGCGACCGCCCCGAGGACCGCTGGCCCGAGGCGAAGGAGTGGCTGGAGGCGGAGGGGTACGACGACACGCTCGCGTACGTACGGGCCATGGCCATCCGCGTACTGGAGGAGACCGGTCTCCTCCCGCACCTCAACCCCGGCGTCCTCGGCTGGACCGACTTCCAGCGGCTCAAGCCCGTCGCGCCCAGCATGGGCATGATGCTGGAGACCACCGCCACCCGGCTCTGGTCCGAGCCCGGCGGCCCGCACCACGGCTCGCCGGACAAGGAGCCCGCCGTACGGCTGCGGGTGCTCGAAGACGCGGGCCGGTCCAACGTCCCCTTCACCACCGGCATCCTGATCGGCATCGGCGAGAACCACGAGGAGCGCGCCGACTCCCTCTTCGAACTGCGCCGCACCGCCCGTGCCTACCACGGCATCCAGGAAGTCATCGTCCAGAACTTCCGCGCCAAGCCCGACACCGCGATGCGCGCCATGCCCGACGCCGAGCTGGAGGAACTGGCCGCGACCATCGCCGTCGCCCGGCATCTCCTCGGCCCGGCCGCCCGGATCCAGGCCCCGCCGAACCTCGTCGACGAGGAGTACGCGCTCCTCATCGGCGCCGGCATCGACGACTGGGGCGGCGTCTCGCCGCTGACCCCCGACCATGTGAACCCCGAGCGCCCCTGGCCGCACATCGACCAACTCGCCGAGCGCACCGCCGCGGCCGGGTTCGAGCTGCGTGAACGGCTCACGATCTACCCGGAGTTCATCCAGCGCGGCGAGCCCTGGCTCGACCCGCGCGTGATGCCGCACGTACGCGCGCTCGCCGACCCGGCGACCGGGCTCGCCCGCGAAGACGTCAAACCGGCCGGGCTGCCGTGGCAGGAGCCCGACGAGGGGTTCACCGCCACCGGCCGTACGGACCTGCACCGCACCATCGACACCGAGGGCCGCACCGGCGACCGGCGCGACGACTTCGACCATGTGTACGGCGACTGGGACGCGTTGAGGGAGGCCGCCGCGCCCGGCATGGTGCCCGAGCGCATCGACACCGACGTCAAGCAGGCGCTGAAGCAGGCCGCCGCCGACCCGACGAAGCTCACCGACGACGAGGCGCTCGCGCTGCTGCACGCGGACGGTCCCGCGCTCGACGCGCTGACCCGGATCGCCGACGAACTGCGCCGCGAGGTGGTCGGCGACGACGTCACGTACATCGTCACGCGCAACATCAACTTCACCAACGTCTGCTACACCGGCTGCCGTTTCTGCGCCTTCGCCCAGCGCCGTACGGACGCCGACGCGTACACCCTCTCCCTCGACCAGGTCGCCGACCGCGCGGCGCAGGCGTGGGACGTCGGCGCCGTCGAGGTGTGCATGCAGGGCGGTATCCACCCCGACCTGCCCGGGACGGCGTACTTCGACATCGCGCGCGCCGTGAAGAAGCGCGTGCCCGGTATGCATGTGCACGCCTTCTCACCCATGGAGGTCGTCAACGGGGCCTCGCGCACCGGGATGTCGATCCGCGAATGGCTCACGGCCGCGAAGGAGGCCGGGCTCGACTCGATCCCGGGCACGGCCGCCGAGATCCTGGACGACGAGGTGCGCTGGATCCTCACCAAGGGCAAGCTGCCGACGGCGACATGGATCGAGGTCGTGGAGACCGCGCACTCGCTGGGCATCCGCTCCAGCTCCACGATGATGTACGGCCATGTGGACCAGCCCCGCCACTGGTTGGGGCACTTCCGCACGCTGGCCGGTATGCAGCGCAAAGCGCTGGAGGCGGGGCGTGAGGGCTTCACGGAGTTCGTCACGCTGCCCTTCATCCACACCAACGCGCCGGTCTATCTGGCCGGCATCGCCCGCCCGGGGCCGACGGCCCGTGACAACCGCGCGGTGATGGCGATGGCCCGGCTCCTCCTCCATCCGTACATCACCAACATCCAGACCAGTTGGGTCAAGCTCGGCACGGAAGGCGCCGCCGAGATGCTGCGCTCCGGCGCGAACGACGTCGGCGGCACGCTGATGGAGGAGACCATCTCCCGTATGGCGGGCTCCAGTTACGGCTCGTACCGCTCGGTCAAGGACCTGATCGCCATCGCCGAGGCGGCGGGCAGGCCGGCCAGGCCGCGGACCACGCTGTACGGGGAGGTGCCCGAGGAGCGCGTA
- a CDS encoding DUF6531 domain-containing protein yields the protein MAAASLWCVLQLLLMSWPARTVGWPTVLLAFGVGAYGCGVFSVLIETLVTRQVAAADETSMRTVMDTVMWTTAPTAEELLKIAPLALAAWALRGRVQWGLTDFVVLGAAVGAGFGLLETVLQFTFAPDVQVRPIESAGGWSVGTRLFTVPFVSGFPELLGHWLPGAMGSLELGTATVTVPVDNHVVWSALGGLSVGLIVCGHRWWVRVAGLLPLLAAIGLHTAVNYIAAMRNPNGAPREWYDRIVASGLWLVLGCLVVAVVWDVRTRRAGRSREPGVWLRAEREGAASGAGGGAPLLNYALLRAPWTMFIALRYARRRRTLFHVTTHPRARPEHVTALRDELTTLTAELDATSDPSTWQGLSVREAWRRLRARGAGRLPWWEKVLLVLGLLLLIPSALLAATFAFEGTEALEEFFTEGQGWRLLVGCGLAALLLAAFRLVMTWRSLPRMRALPPAEPYAAALLRVAVVAGGLCAGLLLLSRAGAIAEYDKVLPDHLIVSFVLEKFLDVAPALILTLLMFALPFALPLGLATGGLGALLPELLAMAAGRVLAPVAARVAAQVGARLAGRGALAWARNALRSGRGRFTRRADEVRHGRTDPVDMATGRMFLPLTDVELPGVLPLVFSRRVDSGYRGGRWFGPTWASTADQRLEFDDEGAVFFTEDGSLLAYPHPVAGGGAVLPEEVAGRARWPLARAADGSYTVTDPEAAQVRTFTAHGDSGTALLRTVTDRHGNRITFTYDAEGAPAEIAHSGGYVLRLTTHGERITALWLGGPGGDVRVMAYEYGPEGRLERTYNSSGLPLRFTYDEAGRVTSWTDTNNRSYAYEYGGPDDDRVVAEGGEGGHYSFRFTYGESDPAFPGLTLTTLTAPDGTTTRYLVDERRLVVGEIDANGAVTRTSYDAAGRLTAGTDALGRTTEFTYDGHGHLTGVLRPDGSSIAAELDSDGRPVRITDPAGQVWHQTFDAHGSPTSVTDPTGATTRCLYDGRGTPLAITDPLGATTRVRCDAAGLPVETTDPLGATTRLVRDAFGRVVSVTDPLGAVSRFEWSTEGLLLRRTAPDGAAESWTYDGEGNLVTYTDANGGVTHHEYTHFDLLTSRTDPDGARHTFTHDDATRLTSVTNPGGLTWSYAYDAAGHLISETDFDGRTVTYSLDVAGQLTSRVDPLGVRTDHRYDLLGRLVARDAGGEVTTFDWTAGGDLARATGPDAELLRTYDPAGRLLTESVDGRVLRLSYDAAGRLSERRTPAGAVTAYAYDAAGNRTELTASGRPLTVTRDAAGRETRLDWGGALSLTQAWDPAGRPRSRSYAGADVPARTYTWRPDGHLVAAGDARYTLDPAGRVTEVRAAADWSESYTYDSAGNPTDAAWPTDLAYPESTGRRTYTGTRVGTAGAVRYEYDAAGRTTLRQKPRLSRKPANWRYTWNARDELAAVTTPDGTTWRYTYDALGRRVSKRRLALDGSTAEETRFTYQGATLIEETSTSTGWPGAQTLTWDHDDSSLVPLAQTTRYTPAADAPQSEIDTRFHAIITDLIGTPTHLIDESGATAWQSRRTLWGTTTWPPDTTAYTPLRFPGQYHDLETGHHYNVHRHYDPETAHYLTPDPLGLAPSPNPTAYVHNPLTWCDPLGLAPRYRIGDLNDAARRNPNVAHTLSEHVNVSPQQAIALAKKKGKPNGVFHDQQTAQQVIDYGLAKNSKKIESWLRGSDQSLPLPPGHFGANNPIGWAAHPNGSIAATGNQYTIVLQRQKGAPGGYFIKTAYPW from the coding sequence ATGGCTGCCGCGTCTTTGTGGTGTGTGCTGCAACTGCTGCTGATGTCATGGCCGGCCCGTACGGTCGGCTGGCCGACCGTCCTGCTGGCCTTCGGCGTCGGGGCGTACGGCTGCGGCGTCTTCTCGGTCCTGATCGAGACGCTCGTCACCCGCCAAGTGGCCGCCGCCGACGAGACGTCGATGCGGACGGTCATGGACACCGTCATGTGGACGACGGCCCCGACGGCCGAGGAACTGCTCAAGATCGCACCCCTCGCGCTCGCCGCCTGGGCGCTGCGCGGCCGGGTCCAGTGGGGCCTGACGGACTTCGTGGTGCTGGGCGCCGCGGTGGGCGCGGGGTTCGGGCTGCTTGAGACGGTCCTGCAATTCACATTCGCACCGGATGTACAGGTTCGCCCCATCGAGTCGGCGGGCGGCTGGTCGGTCGGGACGCGGCTGTTCACGGTGCCCTTCGTCTCCGGCTTCCCCGAGCTGCTGGGGCACTGGCTGCCGGGGGCCATGGGCTCCCTGGAGCTGGGCACCGCCACCGTGACCGTGCCGGTGGACAACCACGTCGTCTGGTCGGCCCTGGGCGGTCTGTCCGTCGGTCTGATCGTGTGCGGGCACCGCTGGTGGGTACGGGTGGCGGGGCTGCTGCCCCTCCTCGCGGCCATCGGCCTGCACACGGCGGTCAACTACATCGCCGCGATGCGCAACCCGAACGGGGCGCCGCGTGAGTGGTACGACCGGATCGTCGCGAGCGGGCTCTGGCTGGTGCTGGGCTGCCTGGTGGTGGCGGTGGTGTGGGACGTACGTACGCGACGGGCCGGCCGGTCCCGGGAGCCGGGGGTGTGGCTGAGGGCGGAGCGGGAGGGCGCGGCCTCGGGCGCCGGCGGTGGTGCGCCGCTGCTGAACTACGCGTTGCTGCGGGCCCCGTGGACCATGTTCATCGCCCTCCGGTACGCCCGCAGGCGCCGGACCCTCTTCCATGTCACCACCCACCCCCGCGCCCGCCCGGAGCACGTCACGGCGCTGCGGGACGAACTCACCACCCTCACGGCCGAGTTGGACGCCACCTCGGACCCGTCGACCTGGCAGGGCCTCTCCGTACGCGAGGCCTGGCGCCGGCTCCGTGCCCGCGGGGCCGGCCGGCTGCCCTGGTGGGAGAAGGTCCTCCTCGTCCTTGGCCTCCTGCTGCTGATCCCGTCCGCCCTCCTCGCGGCCACCTTCGCCTTCGAGGGCACGGAGGCCCTGGAGGAGTTCTTCACGGAGGGCCAGGGCTGGCGGCTGCTCGTCGGCTGCGGTCTGGCGGCCCTGCTGCTGGCCGCGTTCCGCCTCGTCATGACATGGCGTTCCCTCCCCCGTATGCGCGCCCTCCCCCCGGCGGAGCCGTACGCCGCCGCGCTGCTGCGGGTGGCGGTGGTCGCCGGCGGCCTGTGCGCGGGCCTGCTCCTGCTGTCACGCGCGGGCGCGATAGCCGAGTACGACAAGGTCCTGCCCGACCACCTGATCGTCTCGTTCGTCCTGGAGAAGTTCCTGGACGTGGCCCCGGCCCTGATCCTCACGCTCCTGATGTTCGCCCTCCCGTTCGCCCTCCCCCTGGGCCTCGCCACGGGCGGCCTGGGCGCCCTGCTCCCAGAACTCCTGGCGATGGCGGCGGGCCGGGTCCTGGCACCGGTGGCAGCCCGGGTCGCGGCCCAGGTGGGGGCGCGGCTGGCCGGCCGGGGCGCGCTGGCGTGGGCGCGGAACGCGCTGCGGAGCGGCCGGGGCAGGTTCACCCGGCGTGCGGACGAGGTCAGGCACGGCCGGACGGACCCGGTGGATATGGCGACGGGCCGGATGTTCCTGCCGCTGACGGATGTGGAACTGCCGGGTGTGCTGCCGCTGGTGTTCTCGCGGCGGGTGGACTCCGGTTACCGGGGCGGCCGTTGGTTCGGTCCGACGTGGGCGTCGACGGCGGACCAGCGGCTGGAGTTCGACGACGAGGGCGCGGTCTTCTTCACCGAGGACGGCTCGCTCCTCGCGTACCCGCACCCGGTGGCGGGCGGCGGCGCGGTGCTGCCGGAGGAGGTCGCCGGGCGCGCACGGTGGCCCCTCGCGCGTGCCGCCGACGGCTCGTACACCGTCACCGACCCGGAGGCCGCGCAGGTGCGCACGTTCACCGCGCACGGCGACAGCGGCACGGCCCTGCTGCGTACGGTCACCGACCGGCACGGCAACCGGATCACGTTCACGTACGACGCGGAGGGCGCGCCGGCCGAGATCGCGCACAGCGGCGGTTATGTGCTGCGCCTGACGACGCACGGCGAACGGATCACCGCCCTGTGGCTGGGCGGGCCCGGCGGCGATGTGCGCGTCATGGCGTACGAGTACGGACCGGAGGGCCGGCTGGAGCGGACGTACAACTCCTCCGGTCTCCCCTTGCGTTTCACGTACGACGAGGCGGGCCGGGTGACGTCGTGGACGGACACCAACAACCGCTCGTACGCGTACGAGTACGGCGGCCCCGACGACGACCGGGTGGTGGCGGAGGGCGGCGAGGGCGGCCACTACAGCTTCCGCTTCACGTACGGCGAATCCGACCCCGCCTTCCCCGGTCTCACGCTCACCACCCTCACCGCGCCCGACGGCACCACCACCCGTTACCTGGTCGACGAACGCCGTCTCGTCGTCGGAGAGATCGACGCGAACGGCGCGGTGACGCGTACGTCCTACGACGCGGCCGGCCGCCTCACCGCCGGGACGGACGCGCTGGGCCGCACCACGGAGTTCACGTACGACGGGCACGGCCATCTCACCGGCGTACTGCGCCCGGACGGCAGCTCGATCGCGGCCGAACTCGACTCCGACGGCAGGCCGGTACGGATCACGGACCCGGCGGGGCAGGTGTGGCACCAGACGTTCGACGCGCACGGCAGCCCCACCTCGGTCACCGACCCGACGGGCGCCACCACCCGCTGTCTGTACGACGGCCGGGGCACCCCGCTCGCGATCACCGACCCGCTGGGCGCGACCACGCGCGTGCGGTGCGACGCGGCGGGCCTGCCCGTCGAGACGACGGATCCGCTGGGGGCGACGACGCGGCTGGTGCGTGACGCGTTCGGCCGGGTCGTGTCCGTCACCGACCCGCTGGGCGCGGTCTCGCGCTTCGAGTGGTCCACGGAGGGACTGCTCCTGCGGCGTACGGCCCCGGACGGCGCGGCGGAGTCGTGGACGTACGACGGCGAGGGCAACCTCGTCACGTACACGGACGCCAACGGCGGTGTCACGCACCACGAGTACACCCACTTCGACCTGCTGACCTCCCGCACCGACCCGGACGGCGCGCGCCACACCTTCACGCACGACGACGCGACCCGCCTGACGTCGGTGACCAACCCGGGGGGCCTGACGTGGAGTTACGCGTACGACGCGGCGGGCCACCTGATATCGGAGACGGACTTCGACGGCCGTACGGTCACGTACTCGCTGGACGTGGCGGGTCAGCTCACCTCGCGTGTGGATCCGTTGGGCGTCCGCACCGACCACCGTTACGACCTGCTGGGCCGGCTCGTCGCGCGGGACGCGGGCGGCGAGGTGACCACGTTCGACTGGACGGCGGGCGGCGACCTGGCGCGGGCGACGGGGCCGGACGCCGAACTGCTGCGTACGTACGACCCGGCCGGGCGCCTGCTGACGGAGTCGGTGGACGGGCGCGTGCTGCGTCTGTCGTACGACGCGGCGGGGCGGCTGTCCGAGCGGCGGACCCCGGCGGGCGCGGTCACCGCGTACGCGTACGACGCCGCCGGCAACCGCACCGAACTCACCGCGTCGGGGCGGCCGTTGACGGTGACGCGCGACGCGGCGGGCCGCGAGACCCGGCTCGACTGGGGCGGGGCGCTGTCGCTGACGCAGGCATGGGACCCGGCGGGCCGGCCGCGGTCCCGTTCGTACGCGGGCGCGGACGTCCCCGCGCGCACGTACACCTGGCGCCCGGACGGCCACCTTGTCGCCGCGGGTGACGCGCGCTACACGCTGGACCCGGCGGGCCGGGTGACCGAGGTCCGGGCGGCGGCGGACTGGTCGGAGTCGTACACCTACGACTCGGCCGGCAACCCGACCGACGCCGCCTGGCCGACGGACCTGGCGTACCCCGAGTCGACAGGCCGGCGCACCTACACGGGCACCCGCGTGGGCACGGCGGGCGCGGTCCGGTACGAGTACGACGCGGCGGGCCGCACCACCCTGCGCCAGAAGCCCCGCCTCTCCCGGAAGCCGGCCAACTGGCGCTACACCTGGAACGCGCGCGACGAACTCGCGGCGGTGACCACGCCGGACGGCACGACGTGGCGCTATACGTACGACGCGCTGGGCCGCCGGGTGTCCAAGCGGCGCCTGGCGCTTGACGGTTCGACCGCGGAAGAGACGCGCTTCACGTACCAGGGCGCCACCCTGATCGAGGAGACGTCGACGTCCACAGGGTGGCCGGGCGCCCAGACGCTCACCTGGGACCACGACGACTCGTCCCTGGTCCCGCTGGCCCAGACGACCCGCTACACCCCGGCGGCGGACGCCCCGCAGTCGGAGATCGACACCCGCTTCCACGCGATCATCACGGACCTGATCGGCACCCCGACCCACCTGATCGACGAATCAGGCGCCACGGCCTGGCAGTCCCGCCGAACGCTCTGGGGCACCACGACCTGGCCCCCCGACACAACGGCGTACACCCCGCTCCGCTTCCCGGGCCAATACCACGACCTGGAAACGGGCCACCACTACAACGTCCACCGCCACTACGACCCCGAAACCGCCCACTACCTGACCCCGGACCCCCTGGGCCTGGCCCCGTCCCCGAACCCGACGGCGTACGTCCACAACCCGCTGACGTGGTGCGACCCACTGGGCCTCGCGCCACGCTACAGAATTGGAGATCTCAACGACGCCGCGAGAAGGAATCCGAACGTTGCCCACACACTTTCTGAGCACGTAAACGTCTCACCCCAGCAAGCCATCGCACTCGCGAAGAAGAAAGGTAAACCTAATGGAGTATTCCACGACCAGCAAACAGCTCAGCAAGTGATTGACTACGGACTCGCCAAGAATTCCAAGAAAATAGAAAGCTGGCTGAGAGGCTCAGATCAGTCTCTTCCGCTTCCACCAGGTCACTTCGGGGCAAATAATCCGATCGGATGGGCCGCTCACCCGAATGGCAGCATAGCCGCGACAGGAAATCAGTATACTATTGTGCTACAACGCCAGAAAGGGGCGCCCGGCGGATACTTCATCAAAACTGCATACCCATGGTAA
- a CDS encoding FtsX-like permease family protein gives MFTLAMSSIRRRPGRFIATLLSTFLGAAIIMTFSSMHDTAATPGIDSLSKESITTAANVVGGYGALLVFFAIASTLTVNVRQRGEEIALLRRSGATPAQIKRMVVFEAAVVGIAGTLLAIVPAMIGGAQLLEVFKDTDQVASGVDHVFGPIALTFGATVTLLTSVGAAFLAVRRATKEAAGGRKSRGRAKTFAGVAALFLGAGTVGSTFAMDKTDVALMAAPGYGAILLAAGFAILSPALLRILLGALTKPLTLVFGASGYLTIHNMRQRAAQLSSVLMPLILFISIATAIFYMQVIENDAAEAAGLTRSGEDMSVQTLNFVIAGIIVVFACIMLVNSLYAATTYRTREFGQQRLTGATPGQVLGMISLESLILTVFGVFFATLSALAGIVSFSIVRTDTAVPDQSLGIWLAVVGIGAVATIVTSVGTAYRGLRTPAVEAVALAA, from the coding sequence ATGTTCACTCTCGCCATGAGCTCCATCCGTCGGCGCCCCGGGCGCTTCATCGCCACCCTGCTCTCGACCTTCCTGGGCGCGGCGATCATCATGACCTTCAGCTCGATGCACGACACCGCGGCGACTCCGGGCATCGACAGTCTCAGCAAGGAGTCCATCACCACGGCGGCGAACGTGGTCGGCGGCTACGGCGCCCTTCTCGTCTTCTTCGCCATCGCCTCCACCCTCACCGTCAACGTCCGCCAGCGCGGCGAGGAGATCGCACTCCTGCGCCGGAGCGGCGCGACTCCCGCGCAGATCAAGCGGATGGTGGTCTTCGAGGCCGCCGTGGTCGGGATCGCCGGAACGCTGCTGGCCATCGTGCCCGCGATGATCGGCGGCGCTCAGCTGCTCGAAGTCTTCAAGGACACCGACCAGGTCGCCTCCGGTGTGGACCACGTCTTCGGCCCGATCGCGCTGACCTTCGGTGCGACGGTCACCCTGCTGACGTCCGTCGGCGCCGCGTTCCTCGCGGTCCGCCGGGCGACCAAGGAAGCGGCCGGCGGCCGCAAGTCCCGCGGCCGGGCGAAGACCTTCGCCGGCGTCGCCGCCCTGTTCCTGGGCGCGGGCACCGTCGGCTCCACCTTCGCCATGGACAAGACGGACGTCGCGCTGATGGCCGCCCCCGGTTACGGTGCCATCCTGCTGGCCGCGGGCTTCGCGATCCTCTCGCCCGCACTGCTGCGGATCCTGCTCGGTGCCCTGACCAAGCCGCTGACCCTGGTCTTCGGCGCCAGCGGTTACCTGACCATCCACAACATGCGGCAGCGCGCCGCGCAGCTCTCCAGCGTGCTCATGCCGCTCATCCTCTTCATCAGCATCGCCACGGCCATCTTCTACATGCAGGTCATCGAGAACGACGCGGCCGAGGCCGCCGGCCTCACCCGGTCGGGCGAGGACATGAGTGTCCAGACCCTCAACTTCGTGATCGCCGGCATCATCGTGGTCTTCGCCTGCATCATGCTGGTCAACAGCCTCTACGCGGCGACCACTTACCGCACCAGGGAGTTCGGCCAGCAGCGTCTCACCGGCGCCACGCCGGGTCAGGTCCTGGGCATGATCAGTCTCGAATCGCTGATCCTGACGGTCTTCGGGGTGTTCTTCGCGACGCTGTCGGCGCTCGCCGGCATCGTCTCCTTCAGCATCGTCCGCACCGACACCGCCGTCCCGGACCAGAGCCTCGGGATCTGGCTGGCCGTCGTGGGCATCGGCGCCGTCGCGACGATCGTCACCAGCGTGGGTACGGCCTACCGGGGCCTGCGCACACCGGCTGTCGAGGCGGTGGCACTGGCCGCCTGA